The nucleotide sequence TTCCTGGCATAATGCGCTGAAAAATACCTTGCGTCAGGCACCAGATGTGATTCTGATCGGCGAAATTCGCGATACTGAAACCATGGAACACGCGATTGCTTTTGCTGAAACTGGACATCTGTGTCTGGGAACGCTGCACTCGAACAATGCCAACCAGACTTTGGACCGGATTATCAATTTCTTCCCGGAAGAACGCCGGAACCAGCTATTAATGGATTTGTCATCCAATATGAAGGCGATCATTTCACAGCGTCTGATTCGTACTCAAGATGGTAAAGGCCGTCGTGCAGCGATTGAAATCATGTTAAATACGCCACTGATGTCTGACCTGATTTTGAAAGGTGAATTCCACGAATTGAAAGCGATTATGGCGAAATCGCGTGAACTGGGCATGCAGACCTTTGACCAGGCCTTATTTGACCTGTATAACCAGGGTGAAATTTCTTATGAAGAAGCCTTGCGCAATGCCGATTCGACCAATGAACTGCGCTTACAAATCAAGCTGAAAAGTAACCGACAGGACACTACCGTAGCCACAGAGGCAACCCAATTCACCATGATGCAAGAGCCAAAAGCGGAAGAGAAACAAGCAGAGAATACTTCGGTGTCAGAATAAATATTTGCTCAAAAAATCACAGGCAGAATTTTCTGCCTGTTTTTATTTATCTTATTTATTATTCAATCCATAAAACTAGGGTCTGTTGACATTTCAAGTATAGAATTTACCCGATAAAGGTAGCCAAATAAATATACAAGCTAATGCAACTGCCCCCTCATAGCTACACTTTAGCTTATCATATCGTGTTGCTATTCCTCTGAACTGCTTTAACCTACAAAATGCATTCTCAACTAAGTGTCTGATTTTATATAAATACCAATCCATATGATCATTATTTGACTGAGTATTTGATTTTCTTGGAATATTCGCTTTAGTTTTTTTCGCAGATATTTGTTCTCTTAATGATTCAGAGTCATATCCTTTGTCTGCACAACATACTTCCGTTTCACTCAAATCAAGTTTTTCAATCATTTTGGGAGCAATCTTGACATCATGTATCGTTCCATCGGAGATAATAATTTCGATTGGATTGCCATCCGCATCAACAGCTAAGTGTATTTTAGAACTATTTCCACCAATGCTTTTAGAAATATCCTGATCTTTTATTCCAGCAGAATGTTGGTGTGCCCGAACATGACTACCATCAATAAAAACCCATTCCATATCAGCACTTGAAGAAATTAATTTAAATATTTTCATTAACTTATCATTTTTACACCAACGATTATATTTTTTAAAGATTGAGTTATACGAACCAAATTCTTTAGGCAAATCACGCCATGGGCAGCCTGTTCTTATTCTATAAAGTATTGCTTCGACAAAATTTCTCAAATTAGATTTGAAATAGATATCAAAATTTCGGAAAATAGAAAGTAACTTAGACCAGTGTTGATCATTCAGCATTGTACGAGGCATAGCGAGAAGTAAATTTAGTTTGGCGATTAAATTTTACTTTCTCGCTATTTTTTTGAACAGTAAATGTCAACAGACCCTAGACGGTTTTACGTTGCACCACCAGCTTAAAATAAATAATACTGCTTAAGGTTAAAATACCGCATAGCATAAAAGCAAACTGATAACTGTAAGCTGCAATGATGGCACCAATCAGTAGTGAACCGATGGCAATACCCAGGTCATAAAACGTATAAAAAGTTGAAGTTGCATAGCCAATTCGATGCTTGGGCGCACATTGAATCGCCAAAGTTTGAATACACGGCTGCACACTACCAAAGCCCACACCAACCATGACTGCAGCCAGCATAAATCCCCATAAGCTCTGAATCTGGCTCAGTAAAAATAAACCCGAACTAAAAGCCAGCAATGCCGGATAAATCACATATTGCGGGCCTTTACGATCATAAATCTTTCCGGTGATCGGCCGTAAGCTCATCATGGAAATCGCAAAAACCACAAAGAATAAACCTGCATAGGCCATTAAATCCTTGCTGGCTGCGAAGGGTGCGATAAAAGACATGATGCTCGCATAAGAAAAAGAAATCAGCATGGCCAATACTGCGACAGGCAGCACTTTCTTTTCCACAAAATCTGTCAGCTCAAGCGAGGTTTTCTTATTGGTATTTTTGATGATTTTTTCAGGTTCTTTGACCGGAATCAAAAAACAGAAGGCAAATCCGATAAAAACTAAGGCGATCAATAGCGTACTGACCTGAAAATAAGACCAGTATTCCATCAGGCTCAGACCAATTAAAGGACCCAAGACAATCCCCAGATTTACCGACATGACAAAATAGCCCATGCCTTCGCCTTTACGCTGCTCCGGAATAAATTGGTTCACCACAGGCACGCAAACTGTAGTCAATATACTGAACCAGATGCCCTGGAAGAAACGGATGATAAACAGAATCGTGAGCTGATCTGCCAGCAGATAAGTAAGTGAAAACAGGCTAAAAAACACTTCTGAAATAATCAGGGTTCTACGTACCCCAAATTTTTCGATAATTAAACCGCTAAAAGGTCGCACTGCAATGGCAGAGACCATAAACAAAGTCATGGCCAGCCCCGCCTGGGTCAGGTTGCCGCCTAATTCTTTTAAGATATAAATCGGCAAAATTGTGGTTTGCGCAAAATAGAAAATAAATAAAAACAGGTTGTTGGCCAGACAAAGGATAAATGACTTGGTCCATAGTGGCGCTGCAATGGCATTCATGATTTTCCTAAAATGATATGCTGTGAGACGCTGGGCTCAGCATGGGGGAAATTATTGTTATAAATAAGCGCGACCTATTCAGGAGCGAAGCAGATATGAGCAAGACTTTAGGGAAAATAAGTGAAAAATACAATGATATTTCATGATAAATACATGAAATTTAATTTGAACTGGAAAATGCAACGACGGATCTACAATAAAAAATCAGCCCGGAGGCTGATTTTTTTTCAAGTTAAAATGGCTTATAGGCCAGCTTCATATTCTGTATTGGAAAGCAGCTTTTCGACATCTGCTATATTGTCTGGCTTGATTTTATAGATCCAGCCTTTGCCGTATGGGTCATCATTAATAAAATCAGGATCATCTTCAAGATCAGGATTGATTTCAACCACTACGCCAGACACCGGTGCATGAATATCGGAAGCTGTTTTAACTGATTCAACCACGCCAGCTTGTTCGCCCGCAGTGATATGTGAATCAAGATCTGGTGCTTCTACATAAACCAAATCACCTAACGCATCCTGTGCATGGTCGGAAATACCGGTCACAACAAGATCACCCTCAATGCGCACCCATTCATGTGTACTTGCGTACTTTAATTCTGCAGGATGATTCATTGATAACTCCTTAAAAATCTTAAGATCATTTTTGACATGTTTTATACATTCTTTTTAAGAAAAACAAAAGGCTTATGCTCCCTTATAAATAAGGATCTTTGCGCCAGTTGCTCGGGCTGCGACCACTCCAGCGTTTAAACGCCCGGCTAAAATTGGCGACATCACTATAGCCCAGTTCATCGGCAATCTGTTCCAGAGTGAAATCTGTCCGGGACAATAACGAGGTGGCATGCCGGTAACGCACTTCATCGACCAGGGTAGAAAATGAGGTGCCTTCAGCGGCGAGTTGACGTTTTAAGGTGCGGTCAGACATGTGTAAGCGATCCGCCACACTTTCAATACTCAGATAATGCTGCTCGGCATGGGTCAAGATATCTCGGACGCGCATCGCAATCCGATGCCGTTCGCCCAAGGCAGAAAGTTCCGTTTCACACTGGTTAATCGCAATCTGGCTGGCAATCGGATCGGCGTGCACCAGCTTATTCATCAGGTAACTTTTATCAAAGCTCAGAATTAAATGCGGTTGTTCAAAACGGAACTGATGCGTTGGAAACTTCGCCATAAAGCGTTCAAAACCTTCCGGCTTCTTAAAATCGAAGTCGATTTCTCCCGTGGCATCGGTAACGCCTGTAATGGCTTTGGCCATACTGATCAGACCAATCATCAAGGCAATGGAAATTTCGGTGCGCAGCGGTTCAAGCTGAATATCGGTTTGCAGCTGTACCGTGGCTTTAGCACCAAAAGTCGAGAAAAACAGTTGCAGGAAGGGTAAACGAAGTTGAATAAATCGATTCGCCAGTACCAGCGCATCGGTAATATTATTCGCCGTCATAATCGCATAGCCAATAAAGCCATGAATCGAGATCCGCATCTGTGTGCCGAGATGATAACCCAAGGTCGGCTCTCCGGTCAGTTTCAGGGCATATTTGACCAGTTCGTTGGCGACAGGGGTTGGAATACGAAAATCAGGATCTGCCAACTGTTCACTGGTCAGGCTAAAAGGTTGGAAAAGCGATTCATTGTTATAACCCCAGCGGGAAATGACATCGAGAAGCAGGAGACCGTAAACACCTGGAATTCCTTGGTCTTGGCGTGGAGCAATTGTTTTCATGCGCGATCCGTTGCACTCATTCAAATTTTTTTATTTATAAATAGATATTGGCATGAAGCCGCCAAATTTTTCATTAAAATTGTTGGACAAAATTTTGGCGATTGTGACTCTGCCACTGGCAGATTAGCCTGAATTCAGCATTAAAATCAATTTAAACCACATAATTTTATTGATGAAATTAAAATTATTTTATTGAACCGGACACATCTCTGCATTGGCTGACTAAGGACAAGGAAATTGCTTAAGCATTGAATAGGACTTCTTCAGAGAGCTTTCAGAACTAGAGAGTTATGTCATTTCATTAAAATACCAGATAGATGGCAACTTGCTGTTCATCTGTAGAGAAAATTTTAAAAAGAGAGGTCTGGCAAAGTTTTCCTTTTTCCAGACCTGTTCAATATTAAGGACGAGCAAATGATCAGAAGTTTTGAAATCTTCTACAGATCATATTATTCATGATCTTTTGATGCTTTGACCTGTTGCTGAATCAGCATGCCGCCAGTTTGACGCTGCCAAAGCTGGGCATAGATACCATTCAATGCCACCAGTTCATCATGCGTGCCTTGCTCGGCGATTCGACCCTGATCCAGTACAATCAGACGATCCATTTGGGCAATGGTCGACAAGCGATGCGCAATGGCAATCACAGTTTTACCTTGCATCAAGTCGTCCAGACTGTTCTGAATGGCGGCTTCGACTTCAGAATCCAGCGCACTAGTCGCTTCATCCAGAATCAGAATCGGCGCATCTTTCAGGAATACACGTGCAATGGCAATTCGCTGACGCTGACCACCAGAAAGCTTCACACCACGTTCACCGACATAGGCTTCATAGCCTTTTTTGCCACGCAAATCGGTCAAATTAGGAATAAACTCTTCCGCTTTGGCTTTACGCACGGCTTCAAACATTTCTTCATCAGTCGCATCCGGACGACCATATTTAATGTTTTCCGCGACAGTGCGATGCAGCAACGAAGTATCTTGAGTTACTAATGCAATGTTCTTGCGCAAACTGTCCTGAGTCACATCGTCAATATCCTGACCATCGATTAAGATACGACCCTGATTGATATGATAAAAGTGCAGCAACAGTTGAATCAGGGTAGATTTTCCGGCACCTGAACGGCCGACAATACCAATTTTTTCACCTGGGCGAATGGTCAGATTAAACTGATCAATCACGTTTTTATCATTATAGGCAAAGCTGACATTTTCGAATTTAATTTCACCGTGATTGAGCTGTAGCTCTTTGGCACCCGGTTTATCTTCAATGGCAATTTTTCGGCCTAAAGTTTTCATACCATCCTGAATGGTACCGACATTTTCAAACAGGGCAGAGGTCTGCCACATCATAAATTCGGCAATACTGTTCAGTTTCAGTACCATTGCTGTAGTTGCAGCAATAATGCCCAGCTCGGCCTGACCTTCCATCCACAACCAGATCGCAGTACCCAGTACGCCGCCATATAACACTACACTCAGCAGTAAAATACTGATTTCGTATTGGGCACCCAGACGCATCTGTTTATATACCGTTACCATAAATTCCTGCATAGAGGTCTTGGCATACTGGCTTTCACGACCGGCATGAGCAAACAGCTTGACAGTCTGAATATTGGTATAGGCATCCGTGATACGCCCGGTCATGACGGCACGGGCATCCGCCTGAGCATTGGAAATTTTGCTCAAACGTGGAATGAAATAACACGCTGCACAGATAAACAAGGCTAGCCAGACCATCAATGGAATGATCAGCAAGGGTGAAATTGCACCCAAAACAATATTGATGGTGATGAAATAAATCAGCACATAAGCCAGCATGTCACCCAGAATGACCCAGAATTCGCGTACTGCCAGAGCGGTTTGCATAACTTTGGCCGATAATCGTCCGGCAAAATCATTGTGGAAAAAATCTAGGCTTTGTTTCATGAGCAGATTATGAAAGCGCCAGCGTAAACGCATCGGGAAATTGCTATACAAAATCTGATGCTTAATTAGGGATTGGGCGCTAGCGAAAAAAATATTGGCCAGAAGAACAATACTCAGTAAGGTTAAATTGCTAGCATGCTGTTCCAGAAAAGTATCGGGCTGGCTTTTACTGAGCCAGTTCACCAGCTCACCAATTTTTGAATACAGAAAAGCTTCGAAGCTGGCAGCACCGGCAGTACACAGTACCAGAATCAGCAAATAACGGCGGACTCCATAGGCTGCCTGCCAGACAAATGGAAAAAACTTGGTCGGTAAAGGTTGGTTCAGATTTTTGGTGGGATAGGGGTCAACCAGTCTTTCAAGCCATCGAAACATTATCGTACTCTTATCATGCATTTTGCTTTTCGGGAATTATAAAGGATTCTGTTTTTTTAAGCCCGTAATTGGGTGAAATTGCCACAAAATGATTCACTCAATTAAAACTTGGATTATAAAAATTAAACTAAAGCCAGATTTATGCCAGTCAGGTTTTAAATAGATGAGGAAATAAAAAAGCCTGAAATGCAGCGGCACCTCAGGCTTGAGATTGGATGACTTGTGTTTAAGTAATAATAGAAGACGGTTGAGTAAATGCTTCCTTTAAATCAAGACCTGAAGGCGCTTGATACACTTTTAAACCAAATTCCGGAATAATCGCCAGCAGATGATCCATGATATCAGACTGGATATTTTCATACTCCACCCAGGCGGTGGTATTGGTAAAGGCATAAATCTCTAGCGGTAAACCCTCACTGGTTGGCTGCAATTGGCGCACCATCAGGGAATGATTTTTACTAATGCCCGAATGCTGTTGCAGATAAAACTCTACATAAGCACGAAAGGTTCCTAAATTGGTAAGACGGCGCTGGTTATATTGCGAATGATGGCTCAGTTGCAGGTTAAATTGTTCCAGTTCCTCTGATTTGGTATTCAGGTATTGATCCAGCAAAATAAAATTTTTCAGCTTATTCTGTTCTTCAGCCGACATAAAATGTACGCTGCTTTGATCAATATGAATCGAGCGCTTGATCCGGCGCGCACCGGCTTCCTGCATACCACGCCAGTTTTTAAAGGTATCCGTCACCAGTTTATTGGTCGGAATCGTGGTCACTGTTTTATCAAAGTTCTGTACCGTAATGGTATGTAATGACATATCAATGACATCGCCATCCGCGTTCAGCGAGGGCATTTCGATCCAGTCGCCAATACGCACCATGTCATAGGATGAAATCTGAACCGACGCCACCAGCGACAAAATGGTATTTTGAAAGACCAGCATCAACACCGCGGCCATGGCACCGAAGCCAGCCAGCAAGGTAAAGACATCCTTTTTCAGGAAAGTGCCGAGAATCATCAGGCCACAGACAATAAAGATAATCAGCTTGACCAGCTGCAAATAACCTTTAATCGGTTTGTTACGTGACTTGGGATTACGCTGATAGACCAGGTTAAAAATATTCAGTAATTCACCAAGAGCTAAGGCAATCGTCAGGAAAATAAAAGCCTGTGCCCCCATTTGCACAAAGGACTCAACCTTGTCAGATAAATGCGGTACCGTGGTAATCCCGTTCATGATCACGACTGCGGGAACAATATTGGCAATCCGGCGAATCACGCTATGCTCAGCAAAAATCTGATTATTGGCAAAAGGCATTCTGGAAATCAGTTGACGTATTCCGCGTACCACAATCTGTTTGGCAAATAGATTGGCAAGAATCGCCAGTAAGATCACAATACTCAGTGAAGATAGCATTTCCAGCCATGGGTACTGATCTGCCCATTCTTGAATATTCCGAATAAAATTAAACTGTTCCAAACGATCTTTCTCTTCAATCAAAAATTTAGATCAAGTTTATAGTTTTGGATCAGATTTTTTAATATTGGATAACTTTTTAAAACATATCTATTGGTGCAAATCATTCAATAAAAGTGCCTACAACTAAAAAACCGGCGAATTCGCCGGTTTCTGATCTTCAAGATTTCAGTAATGATAACGCGATTCTTACCACATCAAATCATCAGGAATAACATAAGCAGCATATGGATCTTCTTCATCGGTGGTTTCTTCATTTTTCTCTGAATTATTCACAATGATAAAGCCCTGCATTTTCGCATTAATACGATCTGCCAGAGCTTTAGGCAAAAACGCGTAGCTATCATTTTCACGTGCAATCACCAGACTGCCTGCCACCAACGCATTATAGATCTGCTGGTTTAAATAGACCTTTTTGACTTTGCTGTCATCAATAAACTGATACACCGCATCGCCGTCAGTATTACGGATTTTGTGCTGATTAATCATTTGCATGATTGCGGCTTTCAGTTCTTTTTCCTGCAAAGCTGCTTTTTTCTCTTGCTCAATCGCCTGATCTTTGGCCATTTTTTGCTGTTTGTCTTGTTCAATCTTGGCCTTGATTTCAGCCTCGGTACCGTCACCGGTGCGTTTTTCATGCACAGCCTGTTTAGACAGTTTTTTGGCTTTTTTATTATCGACCAATCCTGCCTTTAACAATTGTGCCTGCAATGCATTTTTAACCATGAGAATGTCCAGATATTAGTCGTGTTGATGTCGATAACGTAAATAAATCACCCAATACGTGAGACTGAGAACCAGACTCAGCACTGCCGGGATCAGGAATGCATTTAATTTTAAATAAGGATATAGCCAGCTGGCAAGAATGCCGCCGCTTAAAAAACCGAGCAAAATAAGCAGATGCAAAACCACGCGTCGTGATTCTACCTCCAAACCGCGCAACCGGTAGCCCATCGCTAAGCCGAGGTCAGTCAGTACGCCAGATAAATGCGTGGTGCGAATAATGGCACCTTTATAATGACTGACCATGGCATTTTGCACACCCATGGCAACACAGGCCCATAACAAGGCATAACGCGGGAAATAGGGCAATAATAACCAGCAGATCAAAATAAAAATAGCCACCAGGCTTAAAGGGTAACCATAAAGCTGCCCCAAGCGAAAGTGGCTATTTCCAAGAATCAGTCCGCTATAGGATGAACCAATGACATAGCAGAGTGTGACCAGAAAGAGATACAACATCTGTTCTGGTTGCCAGTTTAGCAGGGCCATGGCCAGCATACTGACATTACCGGTCATATGTGAAACAGACTGGTGAAGTACCGTCACCAGACCCAGGACGTTAATCATGCCGGCATTGACCGCAAGAAAAAACGCCCCTAATTGTACCCAGGTAGGTAAACGCTGTAATGGCATAACAACATCATTGGCTAAACATATTGATTAATCAATATAAAATCAATTTGATGCGCGGTCCACTGCTGTAGTAAATAAAACATCGGTCGATGAATTTAGCGCGGTTTCAGTAGAATCCTGCAATACGCTGATGACCATACCAATCGCAACGACTTGCATGGCAATATCCGAAGAAATCCCAAACAGGCCACATGCAACTGGAATCAGTAACAATGAACCGCCTGCAACCCCTGAAGCGCCACATGCCGAAACGGTTGCCACCACAGAAAGAATGAGCATAGTGCTGAAATCGACGCTAATCCCCAAAGTATTTACAGCCGCCAATGACAATACAGTAATGGTCACAGAAGCACCTGCCATGTTGATCGTAGCACCCAGAGGAATTGCGATACTTGAAGTCGATTCTTTAACACCCAGACGTTTTGCCAGATCCAGATTGACTGGAATGTTGGCTGCTGAACTACGGGTAAAGAAAGCGGTAATGCCACTTTCGCGCAAACAGGTGAACACCAGTGGATACGGGTTGTTACGCGTCATTAAGGCAACCAGAAGCGGATTAATCACCAGTGCCACAAAAACCATCGTTCCGAGCAACACAGCAAGTAAATGTGCATAACTGGTCAGTGTATCCAGACCAGATTCAGCAAAAGTCACTGCAACCAGACCAAAAATACCCAAAGGTGCAAAGCTGATCACTAAACGAATCACATAGTTCACTGCAAAGGCGGCATCATTCAAAAGTGTCTTGGTGCTATCCGATGCATGACGGAAAGCGATGCCTAATGCCACTGACCAGGCCAGAATACCAATAAAGTTTGCTTCAGCAATTGCAACAACCGGGTTGGCGACAAAGCTGAGCAGCAAATTCTTCAGGATTTCTACCAGACTACCCGGTGGCTGCAAGTCAGCTTGTGCAGCAATATCCAGGAACAGCGTACTTGGGAATAAGATACTTGAAACCACAGCGCTCAGTGCAGCAAGGAACATACCGACCGCATACATCAGCATAATCGGTTTGATGGCGGCGTTGGATTGGCCCACTTTAAAATTCGCGATAGAAGCTAAAACTAAAATGAAAACCAGAATCGGTGCAACAGACTTCAAGGCTTTAATAAACAGGTCGCCCAATAGGCTTAATGAGGGAGTAGCTTCGGGAAATACCACAGCCACACCCACACCTAAAATAATGGCGATGATGATTCGAGAGACTAGGCTCATGCGCATAAGGGCAGAAAACATAAGGTTGCCTTGTGAAAATTACGAGGGCTAAATTTGGGAAAAAGTTGCGCTATTTTATACTTAATTTAAACAAGGCTTAAAATATATTTTCATATAAAAACCAAGATATTGATATTATTAATTTATTCTAAAATTAATTGGTTTAAAACAGCGCTTATATTGAAGAAAAACTTCTTAAAATGATGAATAAATCAGCGCTTTTAAAATTGTATTCATGAAATAAATATCAAAGTTAAATAGATAAATTCAAATTATATTTGAAAATTCAGAAAAGACTGCACTTATGACCGGTCGGAATCTCCGGCCATAAGTTCAAATATCTGCTGTTCTAAATCGTATAATCTTTATGCTGCTCAAAGATCTCTGGCGCCAGATCCTGAATTGCCTGAAAATGCGTCAGATAAATACGCCCGCTCAAATGCGTCATCAATTTAGAAGCTTGCAGCTTGTCCATAACCGGACCTTTGACTTCGGCAAAATGCAGGCGAATATCCAGTTTGGCCAGTTCCGCATTTAAATCTTCCAGCATTTCCAAGGCACTCAGATCAATCGCACTGATGCTGGAACAGTTGATAATCACATGTTGTAGCTGGTCATTCAGGCTGATCTCATTGATTAGATAACCTTTAAAGCTATTGGCATTCAGAAACGTCAGATTC is from Acinetobacter lwoffii and encodes:
- a CDS encoding AraC family transcriptional regulator, with the translated sequence MKTIAPRQDQGIPGVYGLLLLDVISRWGYNNESLFQPFSLTSEQLADPDFRIPTPVANELVKYALKLTGEPTLGYHLGTQMRISIHGFIGYAIMTANNITDALVLANRFIQLRLPFLQLFFSTFGAKATVQLQTDIQLEPLRTEISIALMIGLISMAKAITGVTDATGEIDFDFKKPEGFERFMAKFPTHQFRFEQPHLILSFDKSYLMNKLVHADPIASQIAINQCETELSALGERHRIAMRVRDILTHAEQHYLSIESVADRLHMSDRTLKRQLAAEGTSFSTLVDEVRYRHATSLLSRTDFTLEQIADELGYSDVANFSRAFKRWSGRSPSNWRKDPYL
- a CDS encoding IS5 family transposase, with translation MPRTMLNDQHWSKLLSIFRNFDIYFKSNLRNFVEAILYRIRTGCPWRDLPKEFGSYNSIFKKYNRWCKNDKLMKIFKLISSSADMEWVFIDGSHVRAHQHSAGIKDQDISKSIGGNSSKIHLAVDADGNPIEIIISDGTIHDVKIAPKMIEKLDLSETEVCCADKGYDSESLREQISAKKTKANIPRKSNTQSNNDHMDWYLYKIRHLVENAFCRLKQFRGIATRYDKLKCSYEGAVALACIFIWLPLSGKFYT
- a CDS encoding DUF2058 domain-containing protein, with the protein product MVKNALQAQLLKAGLVDNKKAKKLSKQAVHEKRTGDGTEAEIKAKIEQDKQQKMAKDQAIEQEKKAALQEKELKAAIMQMINQHKIRNTDGDAVYQFIDDSKVKKVYLNQQIYNALVAGSLVIARENDSYAFLPKALADRINAKMQGFIIVNNSEKNEETTDEEDPYAAYVIPDDLMW
- a CDS encoding MFS transporter, whose amino-acid sequence is MNAIAAPLWTKSFILCLANNLFLFIFYFAQTTILPIYILKELGGNLTQAGLAMTLFMVSAIAVRPFSGLIIEKFGVRRTLIISEVFFSLFSLTYLLADQLTILFIIRFFQGIWFSILTTVCVPVVNQFIPEQRKGEGMGYFVMSVNLGIVLGPLIGLSLMEYWSYFQVSTLLIALVFIGFAFCFLIPVKEPEKIIKNTNKKTSLELTDFVEKKVLPVAVLAMLISFSYASIMSFIAPFAASKDLMAYAGLFFVVFAISMMSLRPITGKIYDRKGPQYVIYPALLAFSSGLFLLSQIQSLWGFMLAAVMVGVGFGSVQPCIQTLAIQCAPKHRIGYATSTFYTFYDLGIAIGSLLIGAIIAAYSYQFAFMLCGILTLSSIIYFKLVVQRKTV
- a CDS encoding ABC transporter ATP-binding protein, with amino-acid sequence MFRWLERLVDPYPTKNLNQPLPTKFFPFVWQAAYGVRRYLLILVLCTAGAASFEAFLYSKIGELVNWLSKSQPDTFLEQHASNLTLLSIVLLANIFFASAQSLIKHQILYSNFPMRLRWRFHNLLMKQSLDFFHNDFAGRLSAKVMQTALAVREFWVILGDMLAYVLIYFITINIVLGAISPLLIIPLMVWLALFICAACYFIPRLSKISNAQADARAVMTGRITDAYTNIQTVKLFAHAGRESQYAKTSMQEFMVTVYKQMRLGAQYEISILLLSVVLYGGVLGTAIWLWMEGQAELGIIAATTAMVLKLNSIAEFMMWQTSALFENVGTIQDGMKTLGRKIAIEDKPGAKELQLNHGEIKFENVSFAYNDKNVIDQFNLTIRPGEKIGIVGRSGAGKSTLIQLLLHFYHINQGRILIDGQDIDDVTQDSLRKNIALVTQDTSLLHRTVAENIKYGRPDATDEEMFEAVRKAKAEEFIPNLTDLRGKKGYEAYVGERGVKLSGGQRQRIAIARVFLKDAPILILDEATSALDSEVEAAIQNSLDDLMQGKTVIAIAHRLSTIAQMDRLIVLDQGRIAEQGTHDELVALNGIYAQLWQRQTGGMLIQQQVKASKDHE
- a CDS encoding mechanosensitive ion channel family protein; translated protein: MIEEKDRLEQFNFIRNIQEWADQYPWLEMLSSLSIVILLAILANLFAKQIVVRGIRQLISRMPFANNQIFAEHSVIRRIANIVPAVVIMNGITTVPHLSDKVESFVQMGAQAFIFLTIALALGELLNIFNLVYQRNPKSRNKPIKGYLQLVKLIIFIVCGLMILGTFLKKDVFTLLAGFGAMAAVLMLVFQNTILSLVASVQISSYDMVRIGDWIEMPSLNADGDVIDMSLHTITVQNFDKTVTTIPTNKLVTDTFKNWRGMQEAGARRIKRSIHIDQSSVHFMSAEEQNKLKNFILLDQYLNTKSEELEQFNLQLSHHSQYNQRRLTNLGTFRAYVEFYLQQHSGISKNHSLMVRQLQPTSEGLPLEIYAFTNTTAWVEYENIQSDIMDHLLAIIPEFGLKVYQAPSGLDLKEAFTQPSSIIT
- a CDS encoding YoaK family protein, yielding MPLQRLPTWVQLGAFFLAVNAGMINVLGLVTVLHQSVSHMTGNVSMLAMALLNWQPEQMLYLFLVTLCYVIGSSYSGLILGNSHFRLGQLYGYPLSLVAIFILICWLLLPYFPRYALLWACVAMGVQNAMVSHYKGAIIRTTHLSGVLTDLGLAMGYRLRGLEVESRRVVLHLLILLGFLSGGILASWLYPYLKLNAFLIPAVLSLVLSLTYWVIYLRYRHQHD
- a CDS encoding PilT/PilU family type 4a pilus ATPase, whose translation is MFTAELLDEAKKFMHHMLTKVVEYGGSDLFITADFPPSIKHQGLMKPFGQQELTAEKTKLFAYSLMNDKQRKEFETELECNFAITVPGVSRFRVNVFQQQLNVGMVIRTITAEIPNFQKLKLPESLKHVIMEKRGLVLVVGGTGSGKSTSLAAMIDYRNENSAGHIITVEDPVEYVHKHKKSMITHREVGVDCHSWHNALKNTLRQAPDVILIGEIRDTETMEHAIAFAETGHLCLGTLHSNNANQTLDRIINFFPEERRNQLLMDLSSNMKAIISQRLIRTQDGKGRRAAIEIMLNTPLMSDLILKGEFHELKAIMAKSRELGMQTFDQALFDLYNQGEISYEEALRNADSTNELRLQIKLKSNRQDTTVATEATQFTMMQEPKAEEKQAENTSVSE
- the sstT gene encoding serine/threonine transporter SstT, which codes for MFSALMRMSLVSRIIIAIILGVGVAVVFPEATPSLSLLGDLFIKALKSVAPILVFILVLASIANFKVGQSNAAIKPIMLMYAVGMFLAALSAVVSSILFPSTLFLDIAAQADLQPPGSLVEILKNLLLSFVANPVVAIAEANFIGILAWSVALGIAFRHASDSTKTLLNDAAFAVNYVIRLVISFAPLGIFGLVAVTFAESGLDTLTSYAHLLAVLLGTMVFVALVINPLLVALMTRNNPYPLVFTCLRESGITAFFTRSSAANIPVNLDLAKRLGVKESTSSIAIPLGATINMAGASVTITVLSLAAVNTLGISVDFSTMLILSVVATVSACGASGVAGGSLLLIPVACGLFGISSDIAMQVVAIGMVISVLQDSTETALNSSTDVLFTTAVDRASN
- the gcvH gene encoding glycine cleavage system protein GcvH, whose translation is MNHPAELKYASTHEWVRIEGDLVVTGISDHAQDALGDLVYVEAPDLDSHITAGEQAGVVESVKTASDIHAPVSGVVVEINPDLEDDPDFINDDPYGKGWIYKIKPDNIADVEKLLSNTEYEAGL